One Rhododendron vialii isolate Sample 1 chromosome 2a, ASM3025357v1 genomic region harbors:
- the LOC131317189 gene encoding F-box/kelch-repeat protein At3g06240-like, whose protein sequence is MSSYEILPQEILTDILSRLPVKSLCRFKSVSPSWNSLISGSEFVKAHLNRPKKTNYDEQKIIIITSSSTAYNLHSIDFAGVNLTIVTVDLPESSSEIKVLSSCEGLLLVNRYDDSNFLLNPSTRECKELPPFPFALPRVRLYSANVYGVGYDSFTDDYKVVIFSYFRTLSSAERDTIIVAVYSLKTNAWRRIQDSHDYVLQKTSGGVFVNGRLHFVCWRNESCVIVAFNLSEESFREL, encoded by the coding sequence ATGTCCAGCTACGAAATCCTTCCCCAAGAGATCCTCACTGACATACTCTCTCGACTACCTGTCAAATCCCTTTGCCGATTCAAGTCTGTTTCTCCCTCCTGGAATTCCCTAATCTCCGGCTCCGAATTTGTCAAAGCCCACCTCAATCGACCCAAGAAAACCAACTATGACGAGCAGAAAATAATTATCATCACTTCCAGTTCCACCGCTTACAACCTCCACTCTATCGATTTCGCTGGCGTAAATCTGACGATCGTGACTGTTGATTTACCTGAAAGTAGTTCCGAAATCAAGGTCTTGAGCTCCTGCGAGGGTCTGCTTCTAGTCAACCGTTACGACGATTCCAACTTCTTGTTGAATCCATCCACTAGAGAATGTAAAGAACTGCCCCCATTTCCTTTTGCGCTCCCGCGGGTTCGTTTGTACTCGGCTAACGTTTATGGGGTTGGTTACGATTCCTTTACGGATGATTACAAGGTCGTGATATTCTCTTACTTTCGTACTCTATCTTCAGCTGAGCGTGATACTATCATTGTAGCTGTCTATTCACTGAAAACTAATGCTTGGAGGAGAATTCAAGATTCCCATGATTATGTCCTTCAGAAAACCTCTGGTGGGGTTTTCGTTAATGGGCGTCTCCATTTCGTTTGCTGGAGGAATGAATCCTGTGTGATTGTTGCCTTCAATTTGTCGGAAGAGAGTTTCAGGGAGTTGTAG